A genomic window from Streptomyces sp. NBC_01429 includes:
- a CDS encoding serine/threonine-protein kinase produces the protein MARNIGSRYTAHQILGRGSAGTVWLGEGPEGPVAIKLLREDLASDQELVGRFVQERTALLGLDHPRVVAVHDLVVDGNDLALVMELVRGTDLRTRLDRERRLAPEAAVAIIADVADGLAAAHAAGVVHRDVKPENILLDMEGPLGPGGAHPALLTDFGVAKLIDTPRRTKASRIIGTPDYLAPEIVEGLPPRAAVDIYALATVLYELLAGFTPFGGGHPGAVLRRHVTETVVPLPGIPEELWQLLVQCLAKAPASRLRASELAARLREQLPHLAGIPPLDVDEPDSEPTEQPYEEPRAAAPQEPRRRGAVPLVPGAAPDSNRDTHTSMRVPGPDELAGGARGTARAPRSPGQRRPGSARHKADAVRKRRITLGAAAVLLVAALGVGGWFATSGGGTDEAPGDSKQSTSPVP, from the coding sequence TTGGCACGGAATATCGGCAGCCGGTACACCGCCCATCAGATCCTGGGGCGGGGCAGCGCCGGCACGGTGTGGCTCGGCGAGGGGCCCGAGGGCCCCGTCGCCATCAAGCTGCTGCGCGAGGACCTGGCCTCGGACCAGGAGCTGGTCGGGCGCTTCGTGCAGGAGCGCACCGCCCTGCTCGGGCTCGACCACCCGCGCGTGGTCGCCGTCCACGATCTCGTCGTGGACGGCAACGACCTGGCGCTCGTCATGGAGCTGGTCCGGGGCACCGACCTGCGGACCAGGCTGGACCGCGAACGGCGGCTGGCCCCCGAGGCGGCCGTCGCGATCATCGCCGACGTCGCCGACGGACTCGCGGCGGCGCACGCCGCGGGAGTCGTCCACCGCGACGTCAAGCCCGAGAACATCCTCCTCGACATGGAGGGCCCGCTCGGCCCCGGCGGCGCGCATCCCGCGCTGCTCACCGACTTCGGCGTCGCCAAGCTGATCGACACCCCCCGGCGCACCAAGGCGTCCAGGATCATCGGCACGCCCGACTACCTGGCGCCGGAGATCGTCGAGGGGCTGCCGCCCCGCGCGGCCGTCGACATCTACGCGCTGGCCACGGTCCTCTACGAGCTGCTCGCCGGCTTCACGCCGTTCGGCGGCGGCCACCCCGGGGCCGTGCTGCGCCGTCATGTCACGGAGACCGTCGTCCCGCTGCCGGGCATCCCCGAGGAGCTGTGGCAGCTCCTCGTGCAGTGCCTGGCGAAGGCCCCGGCCTCCCGGCTGCGCGCCTCGGAGCTGGCGGCCAGGCTGCGCGAGCAGCTGCCGCACCTCGCCGGCATCCCGCCGCTGGACGTGGACGAGCCGGACAGCGAGCCCACCGAGCAGCCCTACGAGGAGCCGCGCGCGGCCGCTCCGCAGGAGCCGCGCCGCCGGGGCGCGGTCCCGCTGGTGCCGGGCGCGGCCCCCGACTCCAACCGCGACACCCATACGAGCATGCGCGTACCGGGCCCCGACGAGCTGGCGGGCGGCGCCAGGGGCACGGCCCGCGCGCCCCGCTCGCCCGGCCAGCGCCGGCCCGGCTCGGCCCGCCACAAGGCGGACGCGGTCCGCAAGCGCCGGATCACCCTGGGCGCGGCGGCGGTCCTGCTGGTCGCCGCCCTGGGCGTGGGCGGCTGGTTCGCCACGAGCGGCGGCGGTACGGACGAGGCCCCGGGGGACTCGAAGCAGTCGACATCGCCGGTGCCGTAG
- a CDS encoding serine/threonine-protein kinase → MRPVGSKYLLDEPIGRGATGTVWRARQRETAGAEAAVAGQPGETVAIKVLKEELANDADVVMRFLRERSVLLRLTHPNIVRTRDLVVEGDLLALVMDLIEGPDLHRYLRENGPFSPVAAALVTAQIADALAASHADGVVHRDLKPANVLLRTDGDQLHPMLTDFGIARLADSPGLTRTHEFVGTPAYVAPESAEGRPQTSAVDIYGAGILLYELVTGRPPFAGATALEVLQRHLSEEPGRPANVPEPLWTVIERCLRKDPDQRPSAENLARALRTVAAGVGVHSTPAQADAALGVAALLAPDPSPAQVPVPETFGDAAATQVLPSNAGSYDPNAATSFLPSTGPNAATSVMPTGAAGPGSGHGDADPTAMMPPVPSEPDGPHPWQSQLQAARDRNDQTQVQYLDPSQDPLRRRPQRQPQQAPYPQQGQQQYGQQQGPQQGQPYGGQQQYAPPPQQQQPPQQQQQRYAPPAPAPERRTQRPAPRPEREPREPRPPRQRSANPMRIPGLGCLKGCLFTLVLLFVAGWLLWTLTPLPEWFDTGKGYFETISDAVSKVSDWFSQLSDSMSG, encoded by the coding sequence GTGCGGCCCGTAGGCAGCAAGTATCTGCTCGATGAGCCCATCGGGCGCGGTGCCACCGGCACCGTGTGGCGGGCTCGTCAGCGGGAGACCGCGGGGGCCGAGGCGGCGGTGGCCGGGCAGCCGGGCGAGACCGTCGCGATCAAGGTCCTCAAGGAGGAGCTGGCGAACGACGCGGACGTGGTGATGCGCTTCCTCCGGGAGCGCTCCGTCCTGCTCCGTCTCACCCACCCCAACATCGTGCGCACCCGCGACCTGGTGGTCGAGGGCGATCTGCTCGCGCTCGTCATGGACCTGATCGAGGGTCCCGACCTGCACCGCTACCTGCGCGAGAACGGCCCGTTCAGCCCGGTCGCCGCCGCCCTGGTGACCGCCCAGATCGCCGACGCGCTCGCCGCGAGCCACGCCGACGGCGTCGTGCACCGGGACCTCAAGCCCGCCAACGTCCTGCTGCGGACCGACGGCGACCAACTGCACCCGATGCTCACCGACTTCGGCATCGCGCGCCTCGCGGACTCGCCGGGCCTGACCCGGACCCACGAATTCGTCGGCACGCCCGCCTATGTCGCGCCGGAGTCCGCAGAGGGCCGCCCGCAGACCTCCGCCGTCGACATCTACGGCGCGGGCATCCTGCTGTACGAGCTGGTCACCGGGCGCCCGCCGTTCGCCGGGGCGACCGCGCTCGAAGTGCTCCAGCGCCACCTCAGCGAGGAGCCCGGCCGCCCCGCCAACGTGCCCGAGCCGCTGTGGACGGTCATCGAGCGCTGCCTGCGCAAGGACCCCGACCAGCGCCCCAGCGCCGAGAACCTCGCCCGCGCCCTGCGCACGGTGGCCGCCGGGGTCGGTGTGCACTCCACCCCCGCCCAGGCCGACGCGGCCCTCGGCGTCGCCGCGCTCCTCGCGCCCGACCCGTCGCCCGCGCAGGTGCCCGTGCCGGAGACCTTCGGCGACGCCGCCGCGACGCAGGTCCTGCCGAGCAACGCGGGCTCGTACGACCCGAACGCGGCGACCAGCTTCCTGCCGTCCACCGGCCCCAACGCGGCGACCAGCGTCATGCCGACCGGCGCTGCCGGTCCCGGCTCCGGCCACGGCGACGCCGATCCGACCGCCATGATGCCGCCCGTACCGTCGGAGCCCGACGGGCCGCACCCCTGGCAGAGCCAGTTGCAGGCCGCCCGCGACCGCAACGACCAGACGCAGGTCCAGTACCTCGACCCCAGCCAGGACCCGCTGCGCCGCCGCCCGCAGCGCCAGCCGCAGCAGGCGCCGTATCCGCAGCAGGGCCAGCAGCAGTACGGCCAGCAGCAGGGCCCGCAGCAGGGCCAGCCGTACGGCGGCCAGCAGCAGTACGCGCCGCCGCCCCAGCAACAGCAGCCCCCGCAGCAGCAGCAACAGCGCTACGCCCCGCCAGCCCCGGCACCCGAGCGCAGGACCCAGCGCCCCGCGCCCCGCCCGGAGCGCGAGCCCCGGGAGCCGCGCCCGCCGCGCCAGCGCAGCGCCAACCCGATGAGGATCCCGGGCCTCGGCTGCCTCAAGGGCTGTCTGTTCACGCTGGTCCTGCTCTTCGTCGCGGGCTGGCTCCTGTGGACGCTGACCCCGCTGCCCGAATGGTTCGACACGGGCAAGGGCTACTTCGAGACGATCAGTGACGCGGTCTCCAAGGTGTCGGACTGGTTCTCCCAGCTGAGTGATTCCATGTCCGGCTGA